DNA from Elaeis guineensis isolate ETL-2024a chromosome 2, EG11, whole genome shotgun sequence:
GACCACAAGACAATAGCTCGGGACACTTTTTAACCCCTTCATTGAACCTTATTCCATATTTCCTGGGTTTGCCACCTTATTCATTATGATAATTGCATCAAGATTTCAATGGCGCATAACACAACTTTAAGAGAACCCAAGCCTCCTCACATCATGTTAAACCCCTAGAAGCATTTCCCTGAGGCCGTGCTACATAATATATAGCCAAGAAATAAGTGATAACAAATCCAAGAAAAGAGTTATGGGTCGTCATATAGGAAATGACAAGGACTTCTTCAGATTAAATTTTGTAGTTTAAAAAGAGTGGTGGATTAAACACATCTATAAAACTATAGCCTATAGACTACTGGAAATTATTGTCATTTGCCAAGTGGTTAAAAGCTGTAGTTAAAGTTATAGCATTCATATGTATGAGAGGTATACCAAAGGGGAAATGGTGGACCAAGGGAGTGAAAAATCAAATGTTAAGTGGTGATAAATAGTTAATTGCTTTATAAGCAAGTGCATGATGTAAAATCTTAATATCAAAATCTCAATCATTGGATGCTTTTTTTTCTCCAGATTATAGCATTGAGTGCTCATAAAATTTTATAGATGTGACATGATATGTTTAATGATGTTTGTGGTCATATGCAAATTATGAGATCAATACTAAAGTTTTGAAGTAATGCATGAAACACTTCAATAGAACATTAAAATGGTAGTTATGCTTTTCCTTCTTTGCAGGAGTCTTTACTGCCTCGGCAGGATTATCTTTGGGGTGCTTAATCCTTTTAGTCCATCTTCTTCGTCACATAAAGTCTCACTCAAAGAACGTGCATGGCGTTGAAGACCTGctacataaatatggatcctcaGTGCCAAAAAGATACAAGTATTCAGAAATTAAGAGCATGACCAAATCCTTCAGTCACAAGTTAGGGCATGGTGGTTGTGGTAATGTGTTCAAGGGTAATCTCTATGATGGTCGTCCGATAGCTGTGAAAGTCTTGAGTGAGTCTAAAGGAAATGGCGAGGAATTTGTCAACGAGGTAGCCAGCATTGGCAGAACTTCCCATGTAAACATTGTTTGTCTACTAGGCTTCTGTTTGGAGGGGTCCAAGAGAGCTCTCGTCTATGAATTCATGCCAAATGGATCACTTGAGAAATATAAATACACGGACATAGTAGATGCAAAGATTAAACTTGGTTgggaaaaattatatgaaatcacAGTTGGTATTGCCCGAGGGCTAGAGTACTTGCATCGTGGGTGTAACACTCGCATAGTACATTTTGATATCAAGCCTCATAATATCCTACTAGACCAAAATTTTTGTCCCAAGATTGCTGATTTTGGGTTGGCAAAATTATGCCTTTCGAAAGAGAGCATCATTTCAATAGCAGGTGCTAGGGGAACGATTGGGTATATTGCCCCTGAAGTCTTCTCTAGGAATTTTGGAGTTGTCAGCAGCAAGTCTGATGTTTATAGTTATGGGATGATGGTGCTAGAAATGGTTGGTGCGCGGAAAAATATAGATGCAAGAGAAGAGAATACTAGTGAAATTTATTTTCCAGACTGGATTTATGACCATCTCCATCAATATGATACCCTAGAAGCTTGTGGAGTGACTGGCAAGACTGAAGAGTTTGCCAAAAAGATGATCATAGTTGGGTTGTGGTGCATACAAATACGCCCTGCCGATCGACCTTCAATGAATAGAGTAGTGGATATGTTGGAAGGAAGCATTAGTGACTTACAATTACCATCAAAACCATAGTTAATTTCTGTTTTAGAATCATCGACGATCCTAATGTTTCGACAGCATGTATTCCTTGTGATACTAAACTCACTGTACTTTCTCGCTCTGTTAAATAATAATCTCTAAGCTCATACTTATGCTGCCATGAAATAACATGGTTAATctcatttatttttctacttctatTGTTGCAATGagtatatgttatattatattatgtaaaTAAATCTTAGTAATGTTTCTCGAAACTTTGATTTATAAGAACATcgtctgaaagaaaaaattatttgattttaaggCAGAAAATTGATCAGACATGGATTAGACATCATTATGttcatatctatatccattttttatttaacaaataCATATAAGGATATGGATATTAATTGGATGCTAAAATTCATACCCTTATTTACTTTAAATGGATATGGATGCAAAGTGGATATTGATACTGATATAAATGCCAATATAAATCAGATTGTTATGCTTTATGAACCAACAAGTCAAGGATTTCACTAAATGAAAGACAAATCGAGTTAGAGAAATGCTGATGTTGTCACTTATTTTCCTTTAAAGTTCATAAGAATTACTATAAGATTAAATAGAACTGAAAACAGAACTGGATATTTGTAAACAACTTGGGCAGCAACCTACCATATGtgtatccatttttctttgacggAGATGGATACGGATACGAATAGTCGAATACTCAAATCTCTATCCATATTCGGTAGATTAGGATATGAATACTCAAATCTAAATCCATTTTTCTTTGCATCTATATCTGACTACTATCTGCTTCACTTTTGCCCCTATTTGATTTGCTACTCAAGATAGCACCTTGAATAATATGAATTATGTCAGGGAATGTGTTGTAAATAAGAGCTGTAATGGAGGTTTGCCATGTGTTCTCACACATCGACCTATCTTTGATGTTTCTATTCATACAACCATTTTGAGGCTAGAAGGGGGTCCTATACTAGTCTAAGGCTTGAACTCAGGATTTTTATTTGGGAGGAAATCCCACCCATATTTTATGGTGAAATTTTGAGGGATAGCACCACTCAAGACTCGGACCATGAACCTCCATTTAAAACAGAGGGATATGATCACTGAGCTAATGTTGAGTTCATCCTTACAGTGATGTTCGAATTTTGTTTTGACTACCTTGTATCTTCTATGGGACATtccattaaagaaaaagcaaagaaaagatgCTACGCAATAACTTTCTTTCTCTGCATTGCTGTCCAACTCAGATGGACCTCATTATTGGATTTGCTCTTATGTTCTACAATTTTTCCTCGaatgaaataaagaaaaagaatgaagagagaaaatgtcaagaaaagaaaaaagaaaattcaaTACAATCAACTGCTAGATTGATCTATCTCCCATCAAGGAAATCTTCCAATATGAATTACCACCCACACCTAATCTACCATGAAAGCCCATTAGCAATTTCCATTCTTCCCACTGTTAGAACTAGAACCTAGTTATTCATAAAGCAACGTCTCTTGGACCAAAATAAAGCTGAGGCAATTATAAATAATAGTAGCAAACAATGAGCAATAGAGTCCATTTATATAAGAGGGTTTTCCCACTTTTCAAGTTACGGTACAACAATGTTTTTCTTGTCCATTTCATTGTGATGTGCCCTAGAAAAATTATGTCAGTGGTGCACAGGCAAGCATAGCAGTAATAAAATGCAGCAAACTTCTTGGTGTTTGCACTTCCAAGTTTGCAATATGAAGTTTAGAATTTGGAGTTAATTCAGCTGTAGAAAAGATCATGCATGAACAGGACAAAccttacataaaaataaatttcttccaaatttttttcagTTCTCTTTCTACACACTTTCATTTCTCCAGTTGACTAAGGAATGTCCCTCTATGGGCAAGGGCAGAGGATGAAGGCAATAAGAGAAATGCCATATGCTAAGAATAATTAAAGAATACGACTTAGATAAGCAATGGTGATAGTACAACCATCATGCATCATCTTAGTGTGAAACATGTTATAATATGAATGAAATTCCACAATGGAGAATCTCACCTTCTGCTTCAGTTGCTTTGACGACACAGTTGACAAGCAGATCCCTTGCCTTATTGGCAACAAGTGGATTTGCATCTTCACCAACATGATAACCTTGAAAAAACTAGCATATCAGCATTTGGTAAAATTTCAATTGCAAGTTGATACCTAAACCGAAATAATGTAATATAGTAAAACTAAACTAAGTATATCACAAAAGATAGGAATGGAAGATATTGTTGCTGCAAACTAAGATGCATTTAGCTGAAATATGACAGCATCAGAGAGGGTAGGTAAAAGCTTTTTGATTTTTGTGTATTCTATACCCATCATATGAGTTATAATTAAGCATACATAGCCATTGACGACTGATTAATTGTAGATACACGAGAATTGGGTTTTACAACTTCTCAAGCTAGTTTCCATCCCAAGAGTAACTAAACCAAAACAAACATTTGCAAGGAAATGGCTTACCCCCATCCAAATTCTACCAAGTTTTTGACCATTTACCACTGCAACTGAATTTGAGCTCCGTTCATTAATTATAACAAGTGGATATGATAAACTAATATGAGCTTGGCTTCCCAAATAATTTTGTTGCTGACCTGCTTTTACTCCAGCAATCTAAAAATGTTTACAGAGGTGTGCAGATTCATACAGGTATTCATTCATCATTATAAATGTCTTAATCTTAGTGATGAACAATTGAAGCTACATATTATGCTGACTTCTACTCCGCCAGTCCTTGGCTCATCATCATTCACAAAATCATGTTCCAAAGAGCAAGCTCCGAAAGGGTCACTCATTGTTGAACAGGAACTGTTCCATTTGGGCAACTTCTCCTTCTCTGCCACATTTGTTCCAAGGCAACTACCAGAGAAAAAAGTTACTTTCCTTCTCTTCATGTGAAAAGCCTTGTCTCATCTATTATGGAGCAGAAGATTCTTTTATCAATAATGATTAATAACAACAGAACAAGATTTTTTTTGTGAGAGGAAAGAACAGAATAAGATTGGCCTAAGTAGAAGGCATAAAAGAATAAACAATTAAAAATCCTAACCATGATAGGGTTATTCTTTAATACAGGATGATCCAAGGCTAGTTGTTTATAATATGAGGGCGCAATCAACAATATCACCATCTTCGCTCCGCAAAACCACATACAATCGAAGTTACTCTTCAAAATCATCAACAAAACAAATGACATCAGATATTCAAATTTAACCATATAAAGGAAACACTAAAACTAGTCTTGAGCTTCTTCAGAAGCTTCTCAATTTCAAGTCCGTTGGAATTTTCGTCCTTCATCCCACCACTAATATAATAGGGTCAATACCAAAAATCTAAAGCCCACCTTGCTACTGGGGAAGTATTCCTTGGGGCTTATTCTTGACATGTTGGCAATAGCAAAAACAGTCGCACGCTTTCATGGTCAAGAGGAAACTCCGGAAACTATGAACCGGACTACTGATGTTTTACAATATAGAGATTATAGACCCAAAATGGCCATCGATTGGTATTATAATGTCCACCCTCATAACGAAGAGAAAGTAGAAGCAAAGAACTGGGAAGGGTATGGCCTCAATGTTTAAGGCACATATCCTTCATTTCATGACCTCAGTGAAATGAATCGATGAAGCATAACGAGGCAtccgaaatcaatcaatatacttAAAGAATAAATATAGTGAATTTTTTCTGTGAGTCAATAGGCAGTGACTGTGTTGAGTTACTGCATTATATTAGTCTCAAAAATAACACACAAATAGAGACATAAACTCGGTGAGCCAATGTTAGAGATCAAGTCCTAATGCTAAGTGCGCCTCAAAACATGAATGGTATTTTCGTCGGAAAATAAAGCATGAAATATAACAAAAACACACAGGAGATATTATACGATCCCTTTCTTCAAATACAACTCGTACCAAACCATTGATGGAAAATTACGAAAATGGCGGATTTAAGAAACCCCTGCAGGCGATGCTCGGACCCATCACCAGGCGTCCGTAGCCGTCCCGGGAAGAGCTGAAAAGCTCACGTCTCCAGCCTTTGTTCCCAGCGCCAGCCGTTCCTTCCACCACCAACCGCCagctcaccatctcctccgccaGCGGCGGTGGGGGCGGAGGACGAGGAGGTCAGGGCCCGTGGATTGGGCGTTCGGATTCGGGGTTTCCTTGGCTGCATCTAACGTCGCCGAGGGAGATCGATGAACGGGATCTTGACCCTACACGTGGAGATAAAGTGGCCGTCTGCTCCCTCTATCAGGGGCGAAACGCCAGTTGTCCTAGAGATTTTTATGCGGATTTACGTCCGCATAGTAAATCTACGTGTATTTCCATTTTGCAATGCGTTTAAGTATACACGCGCATCTGTGTAGGACCTCAGGCACGGATGTCCGCATGCTATTTTTGCGGCCCCCGCACGGAATCTCCATGTTATTTCCATGAGTTTTGCCCTCCCATTTGCcagcaaaaaaggaaagaagtTTTCCTCTCCCTGGGACGGTGGTTTTCCGAGGTGGAGCACAGATATTGgcatattatatatacatatatacagatCTTGTTCCGCATAAAAGATTTATATGCTCATTGAACTCAGTCGCATATGTGCGCATACATATTTCTATGCAGATTTCCTCCTGCATGGATATTTTTATGAGAGTGTCCGCACGTCTTCACCTGAAATGTATACGCCCATCCGCACGACTTCCCGATCAAAACAGCGCCAGAGCTCTGCGCGCTGTGTCCGCCGCCTGGCGCCTACAAAAAATCGCCGTCGATTTCGCCGTTCAGATGGATTGCCCACTCACATGTAGAGAAGGTCGAGACGGCTTCAGATTTGGGGAGAGGGTTCCTCAGCTCGTCGCCACGGATTCGAGGAGAAGAAGACGGAGGAGATCGAACCTGAGGAGGAAGACGGGGGAGGAACAAGGAGAAAAGAAGGGAGTGCTACCTACTTTATTTCTTGATGCGTTTCGTCAAACGGAATTGGTGAATGAGTGAATGATGGATCTACGTCCAGGGATCCTGAAGGGATGTAATTGTTGTTTAGCTCTATGAGCCAGATTTTGGATGGCGCCTCGCAGCTCATGGATTCACCTTCTACCTTTCCATACACCCCAAGTCCTCCTCACCATCAACATCCACTAAATAAATGCATGAATTCACTACAAGTAGATCCCTTACATTAAAAGACAATATATTTCTCCTAAAATCTTGAATCCATCTAAAGAACCATGGAGGTGAGGACCAGAGAGTATAGGctgttattatttatttaattcatgCGTTCAGATTATTTTTAAGATCACATGTTTCATGTGTATTATTTTATGGATGGAATGGGGGCTAAAGATTGTTTTTGTCGTGTTCTTGATGGCTGGCATTAGGTGGTGCTGGCACATGATGACTTCTTTTTCTAGAAGTCATAGcatctttgcacttgacttcgcCTTGCTGTTAGCTATATCAAGTTATGGTGCTTTTTCCAAttctaatctttaatttttgatcaaaGCAACCTTGATGTTAATCAGTTTGATCTCATCATCCTAGAAAAAAAGGGACACTGATGACTCTGGGCTATATTCCAGCTGTGCGTGATGAAAATTTGGAACTGGAGAAATGTCCTGTTCAATGTTGAGTGGCCTTTCTCCCccgttttcttcttcaatttttttttttttttttttttttgtatgtcctttttgtccctttttttCTCATGTACAATGACCTCACCGTCTGTTTtgctcaccaaaaaaaaaaaaaggtgggttGCAGAGATTTCCTGATCTGAACTTCTAGTGGATTTATCCCAAAATCATTTCTTGGTTCTTATTCTTCCATTAATATTATTAGATGGTCCACCACAGGCTCATCTTATCCTTCCCAGCAAGTCCACCGTGAACAGGTCTAGATCTACTTTGGTGAGACTCCTTTTAATGGTACATGGCCAACTTTCTTATACAATGATACATGGCCAATTCTTTTCTAATTGTTATTATTGAACAGCCCCTAAATTCTTATTACCAAACAATGCACCATGCAAAAATTGTAGCTTTTCTGAAAAAACAGGAAATTTACATTCCCCGGATTGCTCACACTATATTGGAAACTAAAAATTAGTATAACAAGAAGTTGAAAGAAGCTGGATCACAACCAAAGTTTCATTTATGCAAGAGAAAGACAAGTGTGCCTCTCCTTCCAAGGGAGCAAGACCCCTGCATGCAATGTACATCAAATTGATCACCACTTCAACCGGCCATTAGCTTTTTCTCCAACACCTCTGAGCATATCTGCCCTATCGTGTGATAGAAAGAAAGCAGCTCGGACAACTGTTCAATGGACATCTTCCCCATCACACTCCTTGCCGCCATCTCCCGTCGCTCATTCATCTTAAGCCTCTCAAGATACGCGGATGCATTCCTCACCGTCGCACCCATTTGCTTCAGCCTCTTCTCCTGCTGCAAGCTCAATACTGTATTTGACTGGATACATGAAGCAAAGGTAGATAAGAATGAATGCCGCTTAATACCGTGTGAATCTCAAAGACCATCAACGTagttaaattttttctctctcttttttttttttttctgatgggaACATATTTACATTCTTCTGATCTTACTGTATCATTACCTCAAGGAATTCTGCTCCTGCTTTAAGATCTTGTTCTTTGGATGGGGGCATGTCATGTCCAGAAATATACATATGCTTCGCAAGGGAGAAACTTCGAATAAtaatcttcctcttcttctccattACCTCATCCAATTTCGGGCCATCTTTCAGATTCATCGAGCTATTGACCTTTTTCTGATAAGCGATCACTGCTTTAACAAATTCCTGCGAGAGATCATGCGAAAGAACTAATGCCATCAGAATAACTAAGCTAGAAAACAGAATCCAATAACCAAACTCCTACCAATCCAATTTACGTGTTTCATTACGGCGCAAAACCATATGAAATACAGTGAACGTCCTTTAAAATAAAGAATAATGTATTTAGTTCCTTACTACTAATGAACTGGATCTTCCCctgcaaaaaaattataatgcatGAAAAATCACAACCATTTACATGCAGAATTAACCTGCATTATACCTGATAAGCTGCAGGGCATCCTGGATAATCAAACTCTTCCGACCCCGGCCGCCTCATTCTCTCCGGATGGAACTGCAAGCCCATGATGAACTTGCCCTCCTCAGGATTATAGGCGTCGGGATCGAAGAAGCCTTCGATCAATCCATCTGGGGCGAACGCCATGGGAACGAACCGCTCCGCCAGCATCTTCACCCCTTGGTGGTGATAGCTATTGACCTCAATCTCCATCCTCCCCTGTTCCAACGACTCCCGGAACCAAGAGTGCAGTGGGGTGTCCTCCACCACCCTCACGGAATGCCGGTGCCCGTCATAATTATCGTAATCCATGTGGACGGTGGCATCCTCCGGCTTGCACTTCCTGGCGAGCTCCTTTCCGATGTCCCGGTACAGAGTGCCGCCGCAGGCGACGTTGAGGACCTGGGAGCCCCTGCAGATGCCGAGGTAGGGGATGTTGCGCTCGAGACAGAACTTGGCGAGGCGGAGCTCGATGGAGTCCTTCTCGCGGTCGATGGCGGTGTCGCTCACGTGGAGGCGGCGCACCTCTTCGACCTCCTCGGGGGAGAGGCTGGAGATATCACCCGCCTCGTACAGAGAGGGGTCGATGTCCTCCCCCTCGCAGAGGAGGACGCCGTGGATCGGCTCGAAGCTGTCGAGGAGCATGTGGACGCCGGAAACTCGAGGGACGATCACCGGGACCGCCCCGTAGCCGACTATAAGATCAAGATGATATTCCCCTGCAAAACAGTGAGACAAGCATCAGTCATCATCCCACATTTCTCTTTCTTTGTCTCTTCTTTTGAACAAAGTTTGTTcatcatgcttttttttttccttttaaactTGATCTTTTCCATAGCAGATGAATAAGATGCTGAGATTTATATCTAAAAACGTTTGCAGAGCCAAAAGAAAAATCGTGAAAACAAATGAGACTGGAATTTCTAAAGGAAGAAATTTTGAGCGTTTGATAATGACCTACGAAGTCGACGAACTTGTTCTTGCGGACGGTCCGGCGAGAGACAATGAGAACTCGGGGGAGGATTTGAGACAGCTGCGAGGAAACCATCTTCTCCTGCCTTCTCTTATCGCCGTGCTGTTTCTCTTTCCCCTTACGGGCCAATTTATAGGGAAAGCTTTTCGGGTTGTCTCCTTCCGGATTTTCTCATCGGAGCTCTTTCTATTCTTGGACTCACAAGGACAGCGAAGTCCAGCTGTGAGTTGCAAACGCCCCGGCGCCGCGTACGGTCAAATCCGGTAAGTCGACCCCAGTGTTAGAAATCTTCGAAGTCGTATCGACGAGCGACGCGTTTATGATGTTGTGAGCAATTATGTGACATGGCATTTAGCGAGATCGTAGAAGTCGGTAGTACTGCTTGGGAGCCGCGTACCGGATCGTTCCACAGCTGCGTACGAGGCTA
Protein-coding regions in this window:
- the LOC105045652 gene encoding LEAF RUST 10 DISEASE-RESISTANCEUS RECEPTOR-LIKE PROTEIN KINASE-like 2.1 is translated as MPCRIPSSPPPFLIALVFLLSLLISTNAYLVNGPPTQFCPKSICGKNVITYPFWLAQNLSTIPSTYCGYPGFALICQDDIPILSLGSNNYTVTNIDYQKQTISLADTDVLAAGTCPRPRHNLTLMDTLFLSNSAYSSYLNYNPYINYLNYHPNLNYLNYTSLDTNLTFFLDCSDGPSERRVTCFSESVGKESYVFTERDFSDIKEYEGVQQCQDIVVVPVLHQEVNWGNLSALSSDFGRVLKKGFQLGWSDKTSAECDPCELSGGRCGYQFTQASFVFACFCSNRVSHQHCGTHNSKKTRIMIGVFTASAGLSLGCLILLVHLLRHIKSHSKNVHGVEDLLHKYGSSVPKRYKYSEIKSMTKSFSHKLGHGGCGNVFKGNLYDGRPIAVKVLSESKGNGEEFVNEVASIGRTSHVNIVCLLGFCLEGSKRALVYEFMPNGSLEKYKYTDIVDAKIKLGWEKLYEITVGIARGLEYLHRGCNTRIVHFDIKPHNILLDQNFCPKIADFGLAKLCLSKESIISIAGARGTIGYIAPEVFSRNFGVVSSKSDVYSYGMMVLEMVGARKNIDAREENTSEIYFPDWIYDHLHQYDTLEACGVTGKTEEFAKKMIIVGLWCIQIRPADRPSMNRVVDMLEGSISDLQLPSKP
- the LOC105045663 gene encoding putative glutamine amidotransferase GAT1_2.1 isoform X1 encodes the protein MVSSQLSQILPRVLIVSRRTVRKNKFVDFVGEYHLDLIVGYGAVPVIVPRVSGVHMLLDSFEPIHGVLLCEGEDIDPSLYEAGDISSLSPEEVEEVRRLHVSDTAIDREKDSIELRLAKFCLERNIPYLGICRGSQVLNVACGGTLYRDIGKELARKCKPEDATVHMDYDNYDGHRHSVRVVEDTPLHSWFRESLEQGRMEIEVNSYHHQGVKMLAERFVPMAFAPDGLIEGFFDPDAYNPEEGKFIMGLQFHPERMRRPGSEEFDYPGCPAAYQEFVKAVIAYQKKVNSSMNLKDGPKLDEVMEKKRKIIIRSFSLAKHMYISGHDMPPSKEQDLKAGAEFLESNTVLSLQQEKRLKQMGATVRNASAYLERLKMNERREMAARSVMGKMSIEQLSELLSFYHTIGQICSEVLEKKLMAG
- the LOC105045663 gene encoding putative glutamine amidotransferase GAT1_2.1 isoform X2, which codes for MLLDSFEPIHGVLLCEGEDIDPSLYEAGDISSLSPEEVEEVRRLHVSDTAIDREKDSIELRLAKFCLERNIPYLGICRGSQVLNVACGGTLYRDIGKELARKCKPEDATVHMDYDNYDGHRHSVRVVEDTPLHSWFRESLEQGRMEIEVNSYHHQGVKMLAERFVPMAFAPDGLIEGFFDPDAYNPEEGKFIMGLQFHPERMRRPGSEEFDYPGCPAAYQEFVKAVIAYQKKVNSSMNLKDGPKLDEVMEKKRKIIIRSFSLAKHMYISGHDMPPSKEQDLKAGAEFLESNTVLSLQQEKRLKQMGATVRNASAYLERLKMNERREMAARSVMGKMSIEQLSELLSFYHTIGQICSEVLEKKLMAG